acagccatccAGACCTATTTGATGCAGTATGCGGCATTCAACACACcttctccccattcacacctgagaccttgtaacactaacaagtcacatgacaccggggagggaaaatggctaattgggcccaatttggacattactcacttttgtttccagcggtttagacattaatggctgtgtgtggagttattttgagaggagagcaaatttacactattatacaagctgtacactcactactttacattgtagcaaagtgtcatttcttcagtgttgtcacatgaaaagatataatcaaatatttacaaaacttgtaagacactgtacatatacttaatacttgtgtGAATTTTCTGCTTCCATTTGCACCTCTAGTTAGATGCtgactgcatttcgttgtactgtacttgtacttgttcagtgacagtaaagttaaatctaatccaaaaatatatttttttacaattatttactccatctccatttctcaatgtgctctaCCTTAGAATTTGATTCATCTgatgtaaagtattatttaaactgtatttttcttttgttaatatttgttaaTATGTAGGCTAGATATTCCTTTTACTATCTATATCTTTACAATAAACACTAAGCAATGTCGCATAATAGATTAATATAAGCCTTATACCATTAATATCCCGTTTTACTGCGGACATTTATTTAGAAGGCAAAAATCGAAAAAAACttaagtcttattgttgctgcgaATCtataatgttgccagcatgctGATGCTGAAGGATCGTGCGACCACTTCCGTATTGGCGGCAAACACTTGTGTCCTAAATCATTTAACGAAACAAGTCAGAAGAGTAATGTGGTATTACAAAAACGAATTTGAACATGGTAAGACAACTCATTAATTGTAACgacaattacattaaataacGGCCAACATAAACAACGTAACCCTAACATTACTTTAACACAACTAGAAATATTCAGCCCATTTTGGGAATCCATCTAAACATTACGGGTtaatacacaaaacaacattactTGGGTGATAGGCATATTTAATAGTTCAACTGTATCGTTCATCAAATACGGTTTGCAGGGGATTTCCGCACATGTTTCATATGCATCCCTCCAGCTCAGTACAGTACTCTGACCCACTCCGAACAGCGTCAGTGTTTGCAGAGAAAAGAAGGGGAGAGCGGGGTATGTTGTCACACTTTTCACATTGTGTTACATTTACAGGGCACAATACATCACAATGCTATACGTGTCATTCCAAATGAAAGAAGGAAGTCTCGGGCccatattttgtattcattaccTCCTCATATCTTATTTCAGTGCAGAGTTGTAGAACGTTAAATAGAGAGTGTGCACTTGTGACAATTTGCCCCATCAGTGGGTAAGTTGTCACATTATGCAGGCTAAGTTGTCACATTGGATTATCAACAAATAAGAACACAACTAATTAATTgtgaatattgatttcaaattcaaaccaaattcaacttcattaaataactcaaaatgaaaacaatcatgCCTAGAGAATCTGGCAAATCATGCCtgtcaatcaaaacaataatgCTGGCATAGCAATTGCAACTTCACCTGCCTCACAGCCTTTAACATTGCCGGGTGGTGTGCTGTTATTATCTGTGTTTCTTTTATAATTTCTTACAATCATTCTTTCCTTCCCCTCTTTTTTTCATTCCTTCCTTTCTttccttccaaaacacatttcctcattGCAATTGAATATATTTACTACGCCCTCCTCCATGTCTACTATCCTTGTTTCCACAATGCAATTCATAACAATACACTAAATGAATGACACTGTATGAACTAATGTATGTGTGGGTATACTGTCTCATACTGTATGCAAGTAGTGTGtcagtagacacacacataaacacacagacatgtcagTGCCTGTCTTGTGTAGGCTAGTCCAGGGATATGTCAGCTGCTTTAAACTATACGTAAATATAATAATCAATTTACAGGaacatttaataatattatcagagttgataaaaaaatattatactcTTTTCTGAGCATATTCTATGTGTCCTTTTATACCGGGGCAAGTTGTCACATGTGAAAACTTGCCCCAAGGTCATTGAGACAACTTGCTCCAAACTGacatgtgtgttaatgttgacTAAATCTCAGTTTTAGCCCAACATAAGACTGCAAATAAagtatcaaaataaaaaatgttgtgtcCTCTACTTAGTGCACAATTATAATTttctacattttcaacatttatgcATACCTTGCACAAAATGTAAAGTGGCATATGTTGTACCTCAGAATAGAGTGATCTTGATTACTTGTGAACAGAAGTTCACCATAGAATTTGTATTCACACAAAGTAGCTGTTTGATTTTTGTGAGAGCACCTTTAGTGTTGGCGGTATGAGCAGTGTGACAACTTACCCGTGTGATACCTTACCCCGCTCTCCCCTACTTCAAGCTGCAATATTGAAATGACATGTTAATTAATAACTGATTTTAAGACATAGGGTACAATAATGAAATTAGTTCAGTTTATTTTTGATTGTCATGATAGACACAGGTATAAGAAAATCAAAACATACACCAAGCTTTTGCTTAAGTTAAAATCACTTGAGAACGACTTGTTGACTCGTTTAAATGTATTGCAAATATGAAAGTTTAGAATGTCTactaataaatattttcaaaatcaatgctttatttaattatttaacattCAGTTGTATGGCagcaatttatttgtattaattgGTCATATAACTGTTGATTTAACTGTTGATTCATTTAATGATGCTGGCACATATTTTATTAGATTATTTTCGATAAATCATTTGAAACGAGCTTACGCACGAGTATTTAAATATTCGAAAATGTAGGCCAGTCCATAGAAATGGTTCTGGCCTCATTGCCACACATAAAACATGATGCATTATATTCAGGCCATTATTACCATGTTAGAGTCAAAGTTCCACTTGTGGCAATTTAGGAGTTTCATTGATCCTAGGAACCGCCGTTTActgggcgtgaaggtgaccagtaggcttgatactgtccacccttgctgtcttgccaggtgggctctcgtcgtcactgggatgccctccctccaatgcctttagggggaagagtcactggcttgttgttgtctctctgttgcacacatgtgcaattgggctgtacgctgctggcaatactcggccctcattcagggtggttgcggttggtgggtttccctttggttgatgcctggcaatgtgggtggattgatttcctgcctgttgggccctgtctggagcctcccccgggtagggtcacagtgtcgccggaccccccgtctcagttccaaggtgttacgctgctatactattgtgctgggggatatgaggaatgcactttctaacttttctcagtctcttaCAGTTTTAAACTTGGAGGTCctggtcctggtccacacctgcggagtacctgatttgggggcccgttgctgtccctgtccttgtccacctgatcatacttttgacctagtctaaattcaaatagactctggatttagcccagagaaatgtattaattattccaattggactcttaatatctcacccggcacagccagaagaggactggtcacccctctgagcctgggtcctctctaggtttcttcctaaaattcggccttcttagggagtttttcctagccactgaaattcaacactactgttgtttgctccttggggtttaaggccgggtgtctctgtaaagcactttatgacaactgctgttgtaaaaagggctttataaatacatttgattgaaatttgattgacatGCAGAGAGGCcgagaaaaaacacaaaacagccCGTTCTGAGACTGATCATTGTTACAACCAAAAGGAGAATGGGGGGATGTTTTATGATTAATGCAGGGACATTAACAACCGCTTAGGGCTTTAAGAACACTTGTCTGTTTAATTAATCTGCCATTATAAACAGCCATTAACATTCGGCTCTGGACACAGGAACAGAGAaacatttgttaataaaatagCAGGAAGAAATAGTATTCAAATGTcattatataatgttatatAACGCAGATACAGTCCATATGTGGTACATATTGGGGATACATATGAATGGAATACTACATAATGAATAGGCTAATAATTaaattttataataaatacataatattttttatcatttacTTCACTCTCATGATTAAAAGTATTTCACTTTCATAGTCAGTATTTGCTATTGTGATAGCTATTTAAGATTTACGGGTTTTTTtatcaataatttaaaaatgaacaaatatgTAGATTGCACATTAAAGCAGTTGGTTTCGTTTCACTTAAAAGCTATTCAGTGTATTGGTTTCATTTCTTTGGAAATGTGAGTCCCAGCCACAGACGTAGAGTCTACAACCTACTCTTATTTAGAATACCcgtacatttaaaaacatttactggGACGGGAAGAACATGGGTGAAACGAAATCAACGTACAATATAAATAGACAACATGTAATTCGAAATAGAACGAACGTCTATAGTATACAAATAGtctattattatatatatgtaaatataaccCAGAACAAAAGCAGTTCCAACTGTTAAAATCCTGCGCATAAAACTTGAcactattttaaaaatatttcgCACATCTAACAAAAATTATTTCTACTCTAAAGTAcatcatatatatatttgattatattcatGAAATAAACTATGTTCTGAATGTAAAAATGGTACGGGAAAATATGCGTTTGTTTCTGTAAAATTACAAACAAGGACAAGGCTTTTTTTCATAGCCATATATCACCGGAATTCTGTTATTCCCCACCTTCCGCTTCTGGTATGTGACAAAAGATGATGCGGCAGAGACGTCGTCCACTGAGATGTTGTTGTAGAGTAGGTTTGtggtgtacagtactgtagtctGAAGTAGATGGAGAGAGGCAGGAGAAATAGACAAACCATGAAGGATCTGATTATCCTCAGAGGTTTGCCCGGAGTTGGAAAGTCGCATCGCGCAAGGTAGGCTGTTCTTCTCAAGCCGGGAGGTGTACAATAAGACATTTATACACTCGAACATCCAGAAGTATACGCTATACTTTCGTTTCTCAGGCAGCTCCTTGATGAATATCGAAGACTAGGAATACAAGGGAAGATTTATTCCACAGACCGCTACCATGAAAAGTTCGACTGGGACACACGATACTTCCACCGCAATCACACGTGGACTAGACGGGATGGTGTGTATGCTATAGTTCTATTCCGTGGCTCTGGTCGTGGCCGGATCTGGTTATAATGCGCACAAATACACACGTTGGTTCTTCTGTCCTCGCGGGGACCTGGGGCCTAACACTAACTTGAGCATTCCTtttcccctaaccctaacctcaataacccaaGTTTATGCGTAAACGTAACCTACAAAATGTCCTCTACAAATACCCATCCCTAACCCTACACATAACCTGCAGGCCTaatacctaaacctaaaagtatcCCCAATTCAAACACTATGaccaattgtatgttttttcctAAACTTATCCCCTAAACCAGAAATCGCGTTTCCCACATGCCAAATGTCCACACGATGTTCAATTTCTTAGCCTTTTGTGTCCAATAATCACGCAAGTTGCCCAAAATTAAtctgattgttttttttgcGACAGTTTTTGTAGCCATGCAACGAGGTGTGACTCCTATCATCGTTGACAACACGAACATTTATCGTTGGCACATGTACCCTTATGTCTTCATGGTATGTACCATTGTGTGTATATGAATAATGACATCGATCATCCCCAGTTTTGTTTGGTTATTCACAGCAGCCAGGCTTGCagagacatttaaaataatgtaattgttgCAACACTACTAATTCTCCAGTCAGTGTCAGCAACACGGATGCATTGTCATACTGACCACACATGCactttccagatgctctgatgtcctttcaggtacttttaatgggcattagaatattcctttgcatgtaccattcatatgcatattacactcatacatATCTATCATACTTtatacttctaccatactgttcatccTCCCAATCCTGCTCTTTCAAACATGCTagttgctagtttacatttttataaatatgatTTCCTTACTATATCTATAATGTTAAATACTAATACCAATAtggctgctagtttacagtaggcctactccttttaaactgctgctagtgcaCATtggtatgtatattattgctttatcttcttgctatatttttgctgtgaatacttttttttcttcttaaattctCACTATAGTTGTATTGTGCAATGCCActattcataagcttattacactcatatgtgaTTTTCGAATAAtctattaggatttgttcaggatggacaaaaacatcgctggctacacgatactcttgtcttttcacttgacgaaaaaatcagttgtttttccctgtattgatagttattatatcaatgtcaATCACGAATGGCTactaagctgttaaaacggccagtggcaaaagccatagaggtatttgatgctatttgtgttggatgtgaacttaataagaaatgtcagtcagtttaacacaatgcctaaTGGTGATCATTACCttttattgtgggccggctgcatgcctggtttcttgtttaaactACTACTCGTGTACAGTGTTATGCATACTAGCTGTTGCTTTATTTCATTAGTATTTTAtctcttgctatatttttgtttatatattctTGTTCCtaactctcactacatagttgtcgggtgccatttcacaataatttaattgtggCGTATTTGGTCATTAACCAACGGCGAGTGAATTACGGATGTTGCATTCATCTCTAAATAGCCAGACATCGAATTACATTAGACACGAAAGAAAGATaatgcgtttttttttttttactgtgtgacagacagacacatttagaTATGTCATATAACGCATTTTTCCTCTCAGGGGAAGCAACGCGGTGACTATTACATCACTATAGAAGAAGTGCCTCGTGGGTATCCTGAAACCTTCATCTCCCTCAACAAACTGTACAGGCAAGAAACCACCTAATCAAGGATTTCTAGGATAATGGCTAAATCAGTTCATCAAGAGTTGCCTGTATACTTGTTTGGCTCGTAAATTTAGCAATAGatttgtttaaaattatttttccaGTTATCCTCTTGTCCCAGGGGTCTTTATAACGATGGTGCTGTTTCCGTTCAGGAGGTGTAAAAGAAATATCCCCAAATGGAAGTTCAGAGAATACAGGGACGGCTGGGAAGAAGTTGACCACTACCAGGATGTTCTGAATGACGAATTCTCCCTCAAAAGGTGGGAGCGTAGCCGCGAGAAATGGAACTTCTACTGACGAAGATGCTCACACATTCCTTGTTTGCCACTATGCTTGTTCCTCtagaaaatgttattgaatcatCTCAACTGAGCAAGTAAttacataataaatattttaacctAAGTTGATCTtactttttgtcattttgaaaatattgtccTGTGatgttagaattttttttatatgccaTTAGGAAGGCTTTAGGCTAAGTAATGCACTTGTTCAGAGAATCATCAGACAATCAAAAAATCGTAATAATTTTTTATAGCAATCCTGTTTTCTGTGATGATCATGTTTGGGGCTAAACGCCCCAAACATGATCGCCCCAAACTCCTTTGGAGAAAAATGAACCGGGGTTaataatatattcatataataTAACACAATtatgacaaaaatgtgctgAAATACAATCATCATTCAAGATCTAgcctaatatataaaatgtagtaTAATAGATTTTAATAGTTTACTGAGCAAATATTAGCATCTAATAGGCCTATCAATTGCCACTGATAATGAATGAATtgttcaatatttttatttaatgttgtttaCTTAATACTTTGGCATGGctaacaaacaaatatttacaaacatttatCAAAAGCTATTTGGTATTGTAATAAATATTATACATAGTTTTTTGCCTTTGGATATTGTCACTTTAGAGACAAGCAGTTCATGTTTTATCAGTCAGGAGTATTTTTAATTCATATAGCCtactgataggaaatgggcatgaggaACTTAACAATGCATATGTGCTGACTAATGCTGAACAGCGGACAATAGATGTGGCCATTACTGATAGACCCCACACACCCTTTCCacacctcctgctaggaactgtccatATGAGTGTCATAGATGGCAATATTTATGATAATaggtatttcaaatacaaaacagtattttgtcatttgatagggttgatgaaaatgagtgcccttccagtggagaaaatgtgatgcagtgcACTAATGGGTGCCCCTCCAGTGGAGAAAATGTAATGCAGTGCACTAATGGGTGCCCCTCCAGTGGAGAAAATGTAATGCAGTGCACTAATGGGTGCCCCTCCAGTGGAGAAAATGTAATGCAGTGCACTAATGGGTGCCCCTCCAGTGGAAAAATAGTGATGCAGTGTAGTCATGGGTGCCCCTCCAGTGGAAAATAGTGATGCAGTGTAGTCATGGGTGCCCCTATGTTTGAGGAAATGTGACTAAGTGTCCTAGTGGGTGCCCTTCCAATGGAGATCATGTGATGTAGTCTGCCCTACATGCTAGAAAA
This genomic window from Esox lucius isolate fEsoLuc1 chromosome 7, fEsoLuc1.pri, whole genome shotgun sequence contains:
- the LOC105030408 gene encoding NEDD4-binding protein 2-like 1 → MERGRRNRQTMKDLIILRGLPGVGKSHRARQLLDEYRRLGIQGKIYSTDRYHEKFDWDTRYFHRNHTWTRRDVFVAMQRGVTPIIVDNTNIYRWHMYPYVFMGKQRGDYYITIEEVPRGYPETFISLNKLYRRCKRNIPKWKFREYRDGWEEVDHYQDVLNDEFSLKRWERSREKWNFY